Part of the Paenibacillus sp. JNUCC32 genome is shown below.
TCGACCTTCAGATTGATATCTGCCATGCCCATCGCGATTTCTTTGTTTCGACCACCCGCCTCGGCAGCTCCTGCCATCTTGCTCTTCCACCAGGAAACCAGCTTGGCATCTTCGATCCGATTGCCTCTGGCATCCACCATATAAGCCGCGCCGATCATGCTGCCCTCGGACATGGCAATCTTGTCTGCATTGAGTGCGATGTAACTGCCGGCCGATGCCGCATCGCCCGTAATGTAAGCCACGATCGGAATCTCGCTGCCCTTCATCAAGGTAGCAATTTCACCCGCTTGGTCGACAAGACCGCCCGGCGTATCGATTTCCAGGACGATCAGTCCTGCCGCCATCTCTTTGGCTTCCTTAAATCCGCGTTCCATAAAGCTGGTTAAGCCGCGTTCGATCGGCTGCTTCACCGGAATGACGTACACCGACCCGATGTTAGCCGCCATCGCCGATTTCAAAGGTGCTGCATACATTCCGATCGATATCAGCATCATCACGACCGCTGCCGTTAATGTCAGGAATCTGCGCATCCACAACTTTCTACTCATCTTTTCCCCTCCTTTTCGACTTAATTCGGCCACCTCTACCTTCATTTCGACAAAACAGGTTCAGCGGCCTGCCTCTTGCATAAGCATATGTATCTACTTGCACCCATATGGTAGTTATTACGAATCAGAAACGATTTCGTTTCAAAAAGTATGCCCATCCATGGAAAAAACCATCGATCAAGGCGCTCGGCTTCTCCAAGCCCTGCTCCTTCACGACAAAGAAAAAACACCCCTTGAGAAAACAAGGGGTGTTTCACTTATGTTGTTACAGAAATTGTTGAACAACTTGATTGACAAGCTTTCCGTCTGCACGCCCTTTAACTTTCGGCATGAGAGCGCTCATTACTTTACCCATCTCGGCTTTTGAAGAAGCACCGGTTTCCTGGATGGTCTGCTGTACAATGACTTTAATTTCTTCTTCAGTAAGCTGTTCCGGGAGGTAGGCGCTAAGGAGCTCAATTTCTGCTTTTGCATCGGCGGCAAGATCGTCGCGTCCCGCTTTTTCAAATTCTTGGAGGGCATCTTTGCGCTGTTTGATTTCACGACTAAAAATATCAAGCACTTCGTTGTCATCCAAACTTCGTTTCAAATCTATTTCAAGATTTTTTATCGTCGAACGAACCATTCGAATCGTTGAGAGTTTGAACTTGTCCTTACTCTTCATCGCTTGCTTCATATCTTCGTTCAATCGTTCGCTAAGATTCATGCTAGTTCAGATCCTCCTAAAACTTTCTCTTACGAGCAGCCTCGGACTTTTTCTTGCGCTTTACGCTTGGCTTTTCATAATGCTTGCGTTTCTTCACTTCAGCCAATACGCCATCTTTAGCAATGGAACGCTTGAAGCGACGAAGTGCAGCATCAATTGTCTCGTTTTTGCGAACTTTAGTTTCAGACACCAGTTTTCCCTCCCTCCGACCAGACCGTCCAAGAGCATTAACACGGTTCATCAAACTTCATTATAGGGCAAACCGAAATAGGGTGTCAACCTTGGGCGTTTAATTTACGATAGTCCGTGCAATGGAAACACCCCCGCGGCGGCCATGCGCTGCGAGGCTGATATATTTCTTCCTATGCAAGAAATTATGTATGAGCCGGGGAAATGCCGGTTAATGCGCCTAAGCGGCGGCCGCCCATCAGGTGATAGTGCACGTGGAACACCGTTTGTTCCCCATCGCGACCACAGTTGTTGATTAACCGATAACCGCTCTCCGCAATGCCCAGCTTGGCCGCGGCCTCTTTAGCCGCTTTGTGCATCTCGCCAATCAGCAGCAGGTCCTCATCCCCAATATCGTTCATGGAAGCGATATGCTTCTTCGGAATGATCAAGACATGAACCGGCGCTTCCGGGTTGATGTTTTGAAATACGAGCACCTTATCATTCTCGAGTATCTTCGTGGAAGGAAGCTCACCTTCTACGATTTTACAAAAAACACAATCCATTCGCGGTTACCCCTTTCATACGTTTACATGCTTTTATCATATAAGAAAACGGGCAGTGCGTCCAATCAATGGAAGATGATCCATATAAAAAAAGAGAAGCACCCCTGGAACGCAGCTGTCCAGTAAGGAGGCGCTTCATCACGAGAGCAAGGGAAAAGAAAGGAATCTCTCATGATCAAGCGCCAGCCCGGTGCTTCTTCTATATGTCGGCTTAACTGTACTATAACAGCCCCTTGTTGCTGTTTCCGTGATTTAAATCACACCGCCTTATGTTTTGCGGCTACATGGATTCGATTGCAATCCGGGATCCCGCTCCCGCCTGTTCCGCCGGCTGTACCACCAGCTTGCGCGGCAGGCGGGCCCGAAGCTCGGGCACATGGCTGATGATGCCGACGGTTAGCTTATCGGTATGGAGGCGCTCAAGCGCGGTGATGACCGTCTCCAGCAGCTCCGGATCCAGCGTGCCGAACCCTTCGTCGAGGAAAAAGAATTGCAGCGGATATTGCCCGCGCAGCTGGATTTGGGCGGAGAGCGCCAAAGCCAAGGCCAATGAGGTCAGGAACGTCTCGCCGCCGGATAAAGTGGATACCGGACGCCGGACGCCGCCGTTGGCATCGTCCCGAATGACAAAGCCTCCGCCGGAATCCACCTCAAGCGAGTAGCGCTGCTTGGTCAAATAGCGAAGACGCTGGGAAGCCGACTGGCTCACCTGCATCAGCTGTTCTTCCGCAATATATTCAACAAACGCGTTGCCGCGCAAGCAGGACTGCAATTTGGACAAGCGTTCGCTCTCTCGCTGGAGGTTTAGGCGCCGCTCTTCCAATTCCATGAACCGGACGTGACGCTGGTTCAGGTCTTCCAAATCCCGCTCCGCCCGGGCTCTCGCCTGCAGCGCTTCCTCGTCGGTTGCACGGGCCGC
Proteins encoded:
- a CDS encoding GatB/YqeY domain-containing protein, producing MNLSERLNEDMKQAMKSKDKFKLSTIRMVRSTIKNLEIDLKRSLDDNEVLDIFSREIKQRKDALQEFEKAGRDDLAADAKAEIELLSAYLPEQLTEEEIKVIVQQTIQETGASSKAEMGKVMSALMPKVKGRADGKLVNQVVQQFL
- the rpsU gene encoding 30S ribosomal protein S21, giving the protein MSETKVRKNETIDAALRRFKRSIAKDGVLAEVKKRKHYEKPSVKRKKKSEAARKRKF
- a CDS encoding histidine triad nucleotide-binding protein — protein: MDCVFCKIVEGELPSTKILENDKVLVFQNINPEAPVHVLIIPKKHIASMNDIGDEDLLLIGEMHKAAKEAAAKLGIAESGYRLINNCGRDGEQTVFHVHYHLMGGRRLGALTGISPAHT